The Lineus longissimus chromosome 6, tnLinLong1.2, whole genome shotgun sequence sequence TATCGTGTATGTGTTGACAGATATCAATATGAAACAAACTATTGATGTGAGTGGTAGTGCATGACGTACGTATGTCATATTTTATACCTCGTTATTTCGAATTTAGGTTGGGACCCTCCTGTCGCACACCTACTTGAACCGCGTCGCCGACAGGCTTGTTTCTTATTCTTCAGGCAGATACGATGTCTCCTCGACTAATTTTAGGCCCGATATAACACTATGATCTTGCCTAACATTgcatttctcttttcagaaagAAGCTCATCCCTGGAACTGCCAGTAACTGTAAGAGTTGAGGTAAGGCGGCCATCTGTGGAAGAACCGCTGACGAACCATGCCCAAGACCTTTCTCGGCGGCATTCCATCGGCGACCCAGGCGCACCACCTCCCATGTACGCTGAGTTGACGGTTAAGGGCGACCTAGATAGGATCCCGTCTTATGAAGAAGCGATTGAAAATCTTGGCCAGGTTCGTCTTTTCTTTTTGTATCAGTCACTGAGACTTTTTGTAGTCAAAATAATGAATACCTTAACTGAGATGTGAAAACGGAAATATCCTAAGATTTTATCCCGGGGATTTTATCATTACCCGTTCTGGTTCGCTTCCACCGAAACTAGAAATGAACCACGCCCCTCCGGTGTCAAGTTCATTGATTTCGTTTCCTTTTTTGCAGCCGAAGCTCTCAAGTTATGAAACTTCTTTGAGATTCAAGAACCAACCATGAACAAAAAATCCTTCAGACTCTGGACGGCGAGAAACCAGGGATGGACTTCTGCGATTTATAGGCGTTCAAATCTGGACAATTCATCAGTTGATGAGATCCTCTTTGCGCAAGACGATTTATCGGCGGTGTGCGACAATCGGGCCTAAAGACTCCATCGCGACGTCACCAATTCCATGAACCTTGATTTGCTATTGACGCCGATTGACACTGTACATAgattgaatatacatgtaaatggttTATTCATTAAATTAAATAAATTACATATTATACATATGATACTAAGAACATATAAGTTAATGCTCAATGCTCTGCCATTCTTAGTCTAGTTCCACCTCTTTGAGGCGCCTTCCTGATATTCGTACACGTTTAGGTGACGTTGTCAAATTTCGCGTACTGTCCAATCGTTCAGGAGCTGTCGTGCGTCTTTGAAACAAACATCTGTGTTGCTATACACTGTAACACAGGTGATGATCCAGATGATGACACTAGTTAAGGCAGACAGACAGATAATTCTCTGACTGGCCTTTTTGCTCGGACCCAAGATCATCAGTTCGGAACAGTTTTAATACAAGTTCAGACAACGAAATCAGGCCGATTCTGATCTTTCGTCGCATCGTCGTAACTTGGTGGTTGGGGCAAAAACTCGGGTGTTATTGGAGGCTGTGCCATTGGCTGTACAGGACCCGGGACATCAAATTCGCCTCTTCTACGCAGCGAATCATAAGACGGGGGTAGTTCTGCAGTACCAGTTGGCTCCGCTGCTCGCATGTCTGTGATACCCAATGATATGTGATCGTTTCGGTCCCACATAGTCTGTGCGACTGGATCACTTGTTCGCCTGTCTGAAGTCGTTTGGGCTGATACACCTGAAAGTAAAATTGGGCGTTTTTGTTGATTTGGTCGTAATTAACTCGTTAACTGCtttctattattattattccaTTTCCATACAACGCAGGTCGGCAGTTGCGACCGCTCCTGGCCGAGCTTACAGTATAGTTCCAATGGGATCCGATTATGTTTTATCATTAATCGCTTGGTCATTTCCGTAAACCAAAAGAGCATATGGGTTGTATCTCGTTAAACTATGACTAGGCGGTCCAATACAACATCATAGGGAGGCCTGCGTACGTCTGAAAATCATGTCCCAAAGAATAGGACCAGCGCGAGTTGGCTATGAAATACTTACCAGGAGAAAACATTTTGGCAAGGCACTCGCAACATCTTTGCCGCCGGCCTGACAGACCGTTACAGTCGTTCTGTCCAGGCCGCATGTAATCTGAAAATGAGACGCAGatatatgataataataattcaCCTTTCACCTATCACCAAATTACATTTCGAAATTCTTTCTTTGAGACGACCTCTCTCCAACCTAGGACCCAAAGTGCAGAATAAAGACAACGCCAGCACATGCATTGGCTATTTGTAAAACCTTGTAGGTAAAGACGACACTGCCATCTCTATGGACAGGATGGGTAATTGTTATTTCGCTGAAAAATGGCTGCATGGTGACATCACACGCGCACTTACCAAAACACTTCGCAAATTTCTCCCTCCAGAATCGGCAGATGATGACGAGCGCGACGATGATGAAGGTAACGATTCCTACCGGCCGCAGAATTACGAAGTAGTAACCACTTGCTGAATCTCCTCGAAGAGAAACAAACGACATGTACATATTATTATACCTTTAATAATGTGATCAGCTTGATCCTTTAATGACGTCATGAACGTCATGAGCGTCATACTTTTCTTTCAGCGATTTCAGGTCCTTGGCGCACATCGGCCATACTATTGAATCATTTTCGTTTACATTAATGACGGATTTAAAAGACATTAGAATATGTCAAATCGATAAATAATATTTCATTGTATATACATCAACATAATGATCAGCAATTGTTTTTTTTCGCGAAATTGATTAATGATTATTTCGTGTATTTTCCTTAATTGGTGCATCCCGGAATAGTTTTAAAAGTTACCCGGTGTAACTGAGGTACTGATACCCGGCATCTGGGTGGTTCCAGTGAACATTTTGGTTGTTGAGTAATTCATTCTGATAGCACCAATTAAATACGTCTGGTTGTCACGGGGCAGGTCCCTTCTGAAATGGTCGAGAAAATATTatatgattgtacatgtacatgataactcAAGTCTGAGTTGTGAGGTTCAGATAAGGAAATGTGGCTCAGGCATGTCTTCAGATTGTGACATGCCGCCTCTTTCCCATCCtggtataaccagtggttttcaatcagatacactccgcctctcgatatgacgaaggagtaaaaaaacacctgaatctcaggatgcctcTTTCTTTGAAAGGTGTTCTGCTATAGTCTCTAGATCAGCGTGAGAAGATTCTGATGGATCGATTTCTCAGCAGAGCTCACACCGACAACTCCCCTTGTCTCAACCTTGACGTTCAGACAGGGAGCGACGAACTGCTCGAACATGTACTCCTAAGTTGAGTTAAGAAGAGTACGCTTGTCTTCATTGACTCCTGCATTGAATACTGTCGTCTACGATGCTGGTCCCCCTAGACAGGATGCCAGAACACTACACAACACGTCTTGACCCTGTGTCTTATTTGCGATGTCATTTTCCGTGCCTGCGTCCACGTAGGAATTTGTCACAATCTCGACTTTACAGCAAAACCTGTACCGCTTTAATACTAATGTTGCAGGTAGCCTCAACTGATGTTGAGCTCAATGAGGGAGATTATAATCACTCACCTGATTAAGGGATTTTATATGATTCTTTCAACGTGTTTCATTTCTGCTTATGTCGTATAAAACTGTTCATACATACATGTTCATATACATAGTCGTGGCTATTCTCCCAAAGTTCGTTGCACAAGCATTTTAAATGCTTGTCCCGCTCTATTTACGacgaatgaaaataatcaaGGAATATACTACGTGCAGTGAACATATTGTGATCTGTGACCTATTTATTGCACTCAAAAGGATTATAAAATAGGTGCAAGAATGCTCTTACAAGTCGTGCCACCTAGCTTTGATATTTGTTAGGAATATACCAAAATTGTGCACAATGTCTTAATGGGTTGAAATTTATGACAAAATGACCGTTACGTTAGGGTAGCCGCTCTAAACCTCCCTGCAAATGCCCCAGTGAAAAAAAGACTACTGTGTTAAGTGGTGGTGTATTCCATGTACTGTGATTTCTATCAAAAGAGTCCCCTATCGGTCAAGTTGCGAACATTAATCCGGCCCAATTGAATCCTACCTCCTTGGGGGGCCCGCTCCCAGTATACGCCCAGCTGAAAAACAAAAGCGACGTCCACTGATGCATCAAGGGCGTTTCCCTTGGTAGCGCACCCGACCTGACAGTGGGTGGGCAAATTAGAGGAGTCAATGGCACATGAAATGGCACCACAGACCGTAGATAATTAAAGGAAAAAaccttgttttgttgttttgaaGTGACCCATGAATAATCAATACCACACGACATCTCCACTGACGCCGAGCATGGTCAAAGATTTGATTTCAAGAATTTACGATTTCTCGCCAAAGATGTTCTTGTCTTCCTTCTGAGAGCGTCAGTCCCATACATGACAGCTGCAAAAGGATCATTTCTTTACTTTAGTACGTTTAGAGCCAAGATCGAACAGATGATGAATTCTACCGCCAAGCAAATAAATTTGGATATTTCAGGCAAATGGGTATGAGGAGCATCCTGCTATCGGAGATAGTCGACGCGGAGTGATCGAATTGCTTCGAGACACGAGTTGTTTGCAAATACAGGAGGAAACTGCATCAGTGGTTGTGAGAAACTTCACCTTTAAAACTTTTCCGTCGAATTCCGAACACTGTAAGTGGTTGTGCCAAACTTTGACCATGAAGGTTCCGTATGCCGAACCACTCTCGGCCTTGGTCTGTGGTAGTTCGACCACCCTTTTCGTTTGTCTCGCCATGGTAACTGTCCTCCTCTTCACATCCGTTGGCGCTGGACTTGTCGGTGTCCTCGTCTTCTACGCTTCAGCTGGGGCCGAGATGGCCCAAATCCAAAGATACTGGGACGATAGGGATGTGGAATACGTCTCAAACATTCTTACGGCCGCGAATATTTTGCTTGCCGGATGCGTCCTGACGTCATTCTCTCCAGTCGGATTCAGATTGATGCAACATTTCAATACAAAGTGGAATTTTCTGCTCATGTTGACACTGATTTGGTTGGTGATATTTGAGGTGTGTTTTGCTTTGGCGGCTGGTAGCCTTGCGTACATCCATGGACAAACAGGGACTTACTATAATGGTGCTTTGCGCACGAGCATCACGGAAGGAATTCAAAGACTTGATGCTATGGCCTTAAAATTTCATGGACCGGACGCATCCCGCGCGGTGCGAGACCTCATCAATTTAAATGAGGCATATGAATGCTGTGCTCTGCACGAATACTTTGGCGGTGCACCCTCAAACGACCCAACGCGATGTTGGCATCAAAAGGACATACCCTGTAGTCGTATAATTGGAAATTTCGTGTCAGCGCAAGCCCGATTTCTTGGTGTATTTGGACTAATCATGGGGTTCACCCCGATCATTCTCATTGCCTTCGGGTCCATTTTGGCCATGGTTAATTATGTTTGCGACTTTAAAATCGCATTGTGTCTTTTTGAACAAGAGACGCCACCAAACGACGAGTCTGAAGTGGCAGAACGCACTCGCGTGGAGTCGTTCTGTGACCTCTCATATGCACCGCCGGCGGAGACTGATAGTCTGTTGTCGTCTGCACTGAAACCACACTCCGCATTCTCTCCTACGGCGGCAGGTGTTTAAATAcccccatcctgaggaaatcatgggGTAGATATTTGCTTCTCTTGTATGTAGGGCctcatcctggcataaccagttgttttcaatatactccgcctccgAATTTTTACTATAATTCTCCCGCAAAGCTCCAATTACCATTTATTGTTATTGTAAAATGCTGACTTGAATCTTTTACTGTCTGAATACACACtgagatttgaaaatattatttagCATCTTTCATTTAAACTTGGAGACATACTGTAAATCAGGTCAGGGACAGTTCGACCCTGGATGGTAGCTCCGCTTGCCTTCAAATACCCGGTGTTAAAGTAAATTTAGCCTCGGGCTGATTCTCCTGCTGCGTTTGGTTCTCGAACCCCTTTCACATGCACCGGACTCGGCGGAGACAAAGGCACATCCCGACAACTGGCTAGTTTCACTCGCTGTTTGTAATCAATCATTTACCTTTTAATTTGGGGCATATGAATGGCCCTAGTAAAAAGCAAATGCACGTAGACCTACATGACAGCACATGGCTCAAACATCTGAGAAGGGTCACgtttaaaatatttgttttattttttgacACCTAGTATAGTTAGTTAGTCCACTTCGCTGCAGATGGCAGTGCCATCGGAGGACGTGGCAAGCTCAACTGCGCTTGCGCAGTAGTACGTCCGCCATAGTTGTACACATTGACCGTCGAAATGGACCGGCTTCAACAAATTATCGCATTTATTCTATTAATTTATATTTCAAGCGCTTCAGCACTTTACTTCCATATAGGTGAAAcagaaaagaaatgttttataGAAGAAATTCCTGAAGAAACGATGGTAGTAGGTGAGAAATCGTTCCATGAACATGCACAATCTGTTTATAAAATTTCATGCTGCTTACATTATACACGTCAACAGTGCACCATGTACAGGATGTACACGGCAGCAGTGTACTATGCACAGTGAGGCCGGTAGGCTGTGCCTTCATTCAGTAGACTGAGTAGTAGTTCAATGAGTTCATAACATTGGGTATTCCCATGACTATTCCCTTTTTGTCATTGTCACTGGACTGACTGGTGATGTGATTGTGAAGGATACTCAATACTGGTCTGGATAGGCCTACCCGATGCCGGCGGCGATGGCGATGCAGATGGTGGTACAACCCTTGAGTGCTGTAGGAATGCCATAATCAAATCTCACCCTTTAGTTTTTTGGGGTAATCTGAAATTTGCTCCGCTGGCACTGCTTGTCACGATCACGAAGATCTGTTAACATGCTGTAAAGAAAAATTGGTAAAATTAAATGACCTAAAACAAAATACTTCCTACGTCATACGATAGTTGACACCGCACCACTCGCCACCAGTCTGAGGGGGCCAAAATACCAGCAAGGTTGGGACGTTCTATGAGTCATACTATGActatggaaaacaaagaaccgactcccacccttgaaattgacattcccTTTGTGTTTCTTTAATTggtagccaaaatggtggtacctatggtcaaccctttaatCTATCCTGAAGAATGGTCTATATTTAGATTTGATATTTCATCTAATACTTTCTTTTGTAAACAGGCAGGTATAAAGTGGAAGTTTTTGACAAAAGTGCCAACTCGTATATAAAAACGAAAGGCGGTCTGGgttttcatgttgatgtcaAAGATCCCGAAGAAAAAACATTATTATCTCGGGTAAGAGGTTGCAGAGGGAATGGTTGTCCGAGCTACCAGATGTTGACAGACTTTAATCAGGTGATATTCAGTTCATTCGCAGAAGTAGAAGGGGTAATTTCTAGAACTCGATGTATGAACTGAGGTTGGGAAGTTACTGGTTTATTCCAGGACCGACTGACAAACTACTGTTGTGTTGTTATcaacaaatgttttcattgtctcaaTACTGAGCCGACATCCCTCTGCTGAGTATCTCTTGATAAACCTGTCAACATTTGTGGCAATGATGATGACTTTTTGGTCTCTCGAAGTATTTTTAGTTGCTTGTAATACTAACAGTGTTGGCTTTTAGGGTCATCAGACACTAATCCATGTTGTCTTCTAGTTTTGTTTCAGTTTTGGTGTGGCTTTGTATTGACCTACTCACCGCAGAATGAGCCATGTTACACACTTAACTTTGCAAGAGGTTGAATTCAGACTCATCATTCAGCTCTTTCACCTTTCATACATTTTGTATCATTTGAAGACACATGGACGCTCCTGGCCTAGCCTGCTTGTAGAATCAGGCAGGCCTTAAACTTGCCAAGCTGGCTTGCTCCGGGAACGGCTATGTTGGCAGGCCTGCCGAGAAAACACAAAATTGTTACAAATTTTTTATCAGTAAGGGAACTGGTTCTCCAAAAGAAAAACGTGACAGTAAAACACTGTGTGAATTATTCTTCCTGAAGATACCCAAGTTGATTGATTCAGGTCTGAATTATGCCTCTTATCTTCATTCATGGATCTTGTCTGTTAGTCAACCTAGGATCTTTTCCTCTGAGAATTTgtctttttgatattttaattATTTTGTGTGAAGGTCTTGGATATCTCACCTAGAGTTCAATGGTTATAGATGGTTCTGCATTGTTCAATGGTTATGGATCCTTTTCAtccctagcccccccccccccatacatgcatgtacagtgTCATTTTCAGACTGACTAAATTGGTGTGTCCTTCCCCAGTTTCAGAGAAAAGCAAGACACTGAACATTTTCCTTGGTTTCCTGTGAGAAAGTGACAGATTGTCTGAAACAAAAAAACTATCGGCAAAAATTTGTTATGCACAGACAGGAAAAGATCCCAGGTCAAGCAAACATTGCATACATGAATGAAAACTCACTGTGCTTTGGACAGTAACCCTCCTGCTGGATTTTGTATTGTTTTCTCCGCTCTTATTCTCACCTACGTACCTAAATTTCAGGCCACTATAAGGTGCTTATGTACGATCCTCAAGCCAAGGACTATGTCATGAGCTACTTGGGGATGCATGTTGAAGTACTTGATCCATCCAGTAAAGCCATATTATCGAGGGTAAGGGGGTGATTTTAGGTTGCCACTCGGTGATGTGGAGGATGTTGGTCAGAATTAGTTGTCTTGTACAGGCAGTGAGTGGGGACAATTGTGGCCCATTCTTTCTTGTGGAGTGTATGTTGAAGAATGATATTACATAGTTGATTGTAATAAACTGAAGTATTCTCCATGATGCTCTACTACAACTAATTCTGACCCGTTGCTTCTGAAGAAATCAAGACAGGGATTGATCTTTTTGTTTGCTTCATGATATCATTTGTGGCCATGCGGATGTGTGTGGAATAACAAACATGGACATGGTGGGCTTGTTCTGTTGTTGAGGAGGTTGTGGTGGTGATGGAATACATGTCAAACAAATTAACGCTTAATGCTAATTTTATGTGCCTTTCTTGTTTGCAATATTTGATTCTTACCTGTATTAAAGTCATTCCACTTCAAATCACTGACTGTCTTCTAATCTTTGCTTAGCACTTTCAAGTTTTATTTAGTTCTGAAACTAGTATCTGATAAGTCACCTCTAGTCACTATTTGCACAGATGTCATTGACTACATTTTGTTCCGTATTTCATCAACACAAATGAAAACACAGGGTAGCACCAGGGCAAGGTGAAGGAAAGTGTTGAGCTTTCTAAATTGAAGTGAAAGTGCAACTTTGCAATTGGTAATTGAGAAGTGGTGCCAACTTTATAGGGACTCGTGTTATATGTTTCATAAATGTAAATCTACTGAAACTAGGCTATGGCTTTTATGCTTCTTTTGATTTTAGACTGGCTCAGTTGTTGATAATGTGATAAATCCAAGGCAAACTTCTGACTCATTTCAAAGATAATGTTTCCAAACGTTAAACAACTTTAAAGACAATATTTTGTACAAGGCTGTACAAGTAGAACAGGTGTGTGATGAAAGCATCATAcagtttatatttcatttccTACAAAGTCAAATTAATCAATCAAATCGGTTCTATTGTTTGTTCTCAATGTGCCTCAAAGGAGTCTTCGGATTCCTATTATCTTGCACCATATTCAAATGACCTCTTCTCTTTCAGACTTATGCCGCGGAAGGTCGTTTCACATTTACGTCCCACTCTTCAGGTGAACACACTGTATGCTTGCATTCGAACTCATCAGCTTGGTTCGGAGGTGGACAGTTGGTAAGTTGACCATCTTTCTTTGAAAAAGCTATTGGCAGGTTGCTATGATTATCATTTTGACTTGAGACAGTTTTCCAACTGTTGGCATGGCAAAAAGATACTCGAATTTGATCTAGGTGATATCAAGATTGAAGATTTCAGGGCAAGAAATTCATAATGGGATTCCGTTGTTGTGTCCTCCCCTTCTGACTGAAATCATCTAGGAATGGTATCTGCACTGCAAGAGAACCAATAAAGGGGTGTTTAATAACTTTACAAGGTGTCAGAGGTGGTGATCTTTCCTTTGTTGACTAACTACTCCTGTCTTCTTGCAGCGTGTGCACCTTGACGTCCAGGTTGGAGAGCATGCCAATGACTACCAGCAGATTGCCGCGAAAGATAAGTTGAACGAGCTCCAGCTCCGAGTACGACAGCTCCTGGACCAGGTCGAGCAGATTACAAAAGAACAGAATTATCAGAGAGTAAGTATAATGATTGACTCTTTGTGTGGAAAGAGGACATCAGCGAGATATTTAAATAATTTTTTGGCCACCCCATTGCAGTACATCATGGGAACAGCATCGTTGAACAACAAAAGGAAAAACGTGACTTGGTTATTCGAAACAATTCAAGTCTTTAACAAGGTTGCCATTGGTGTGACTGTGACCAAGAGTATCTATGGTCAATTTGGGGCTGGCTCACACAGTTGGGTTAAAATGTGATGCTGGTAATAATTCAATGTTTTGTAAGTTGAGGAACATTTGAAACTGATTGTTATGAGTAGGTTGTGAAGTGATGGTATTCTTTTTCTAGTTTCTTCAAAAATTGTTCACCCTTTGCTTCTCGTTTTTCAGTACCGTGAGGAACGTTTCCGCCAGACAAGCGAAAGTACAAACCAGCGTGTCCTATGGTGGTCCATCGCCCAGACCGTTATCTTACTTATCACTGGATTCTGGCAGATGAGacatttaaaaagtttcttCGAGGCTAAGAAATTAGTGTAGTGGACTTTAGTTTATTGCTCGGTTCTTCAAACAATTTTAGCATCCTTTTGTGGGCAAGGTCTACATCTGTATGTTTTCTGAAACCCATTACATTATGAGTTgaaccaaaaacacattactttaAAGTACATGTGATGGGTTTTCGGTTGAACTCATTGGTGCTGCAAGTCCAAGTTCAAATGTACCAGAGTTGGTAACTAAAGCTGTTTGAAGGATGAGATAGTTGGCATTCTTGCTGGACCAGATTACCTCTAGAGAACATTACCAGTATCACGCCATGCTAAAACTGTAAAATgtgataaaagttattttgtgtcTGTGTACTATACTTGACAGAGAATAATTTTCATGACACTGGCTGAAATGGAGGCGTTTTGTTTCGCTCATGCGAAAGTCCCTTTGAATAGGAGCTGGTTCAGCATGAATGCTGGGTGAACCACATCAGAAGACCAATTAAGTCCTTCTTTGTCATCTTCAAATTATTCAATACTGAATTTGTTTATAACCACTTAGCATTTTTTTTAGCGGCAATAGAGTTGCACAGCAAAAGTTGTAGTTGTATTTGTTGAAAAGAATGGAGAAATTTTGTTGACAAGAATGGAGAAGTGTTGGTCTTCTTAGGTGGTTCTCGATGTCTGTTTGTCAGTGTCATTCCCATGAAATATTCCTTGGTGCTTAGCTGGGCCATTTGCTATAGACTCATGTTTGAGTTTGTGACCCGGCTAAGAATCGGGCTCAAGTCAAATCATATTCGTTATTTATGTTTTAAATGCAACAATTATTTGTATAAAACTTGTTGTGCACAGGGGTTTGCATCTTTCGTATAAAGGAGGTTAAGGGGCTTATGTCTTTTTCTATGATGTTTGTTTTGGGTGTTTATTTCAATTATCTCTCTCTGAAATGGAGTTAATATTGTCATTTATCCATAATACTTGGATTTATTTGGACTTCGCCAATCATCAGTATGTTATATGGTAACCATTTTCAAGATCATGGTTTACAACTAAATTTGTTAATTTTCGCATGTCATCAGTTGAAAGTAGAAACGTCTGTCCTCATGGGATTAACTCTTTAGCTCGGTGCCTCCCTCACTTTGGTCAACTTTTAGACCTGGCTTTGTAAGTAATGATATAAATATTCTGCAAGTTTGGTACACT is a genomic window containing:
- the LOC135489297 gene encoding uncharacterized protein LOC135489297 isoform X1, producing MYMNIRDLPRDNQTYLIGAIRMNYSTTKMFTGTTQMPGISTSVTPGDSASGYYFVILRPVGIVTFIIVALVIICRFWREKFAKCFDYMRPGQNDCNGLSGRRQRCCECLAKMFSPGVSAQTTSDRRTSDPVAQTMWDRNDHISLGITDMRAAEPTGTAELPPSYDSLRRRGEFDVPGPVQPMAQPPITPEFLPQPPSYDDATKDQNRPDFVV
- the LOC135489297 gene encoding uncharacterized protein LOC135489297 isoform X2, which gives rise to MYMNIRDLPRDNQTYLIGAIRMNYSTTKMFTGTTQMPGISTSVTPDSASGYYFVILRPVGIVTFIIVALVIICRFWREKFAKCFDYMRPGQNDCNGLSGRRQRCCECLAKMFSPGVSAQTTSDRRTSDPVAQTMWDRNDHISLGITDMRAAEPTGTAELPPSYDSLRRRGEFDVPGPVQPMAQPPITPEFLPQPPSYDDATKDQNRPDFVV
- the LOC135489297 gene encoding uncharacterized protein LOC135489297 isoform X3, translating into MNYSTTKMFTGTTQMPGISTSVTPGDSASGYYFVILRPVGIVTFIIVALVIICRFWREKFAKCFDYMRPGQNDCNGLSGRRQRCCECLAKMFSPGVSAQTTSDRRTSDPVAQTMWDRNDHISLGITDMRAAEPTGTAELPPSYDSLRRRGEFDVPGPVQPMAQPPITPEFLPQPPSYDDATKDQNRPDFVV
- the LOC135489169 gene encoding transmembrane emp24 domain-containing protein 9-like isoform X1; its protein translation is MDRLQQIIAFILLIYISSASALYFHIGETEKKCFIEEIPEETMVVGRYKVEVFDKSANSYIKTKGGLGFHVDVKDPEEKTLLSRTYAAEGRFTFTSHSSGEHTVCLHSNSSAWFGGGQLRVHLDVQVGEHANDYQQIAAKDKLNELQLRVRQLLDQVEQITKEQNYQRYREERFRQTSESTNQRVLWWSIAQTVILLITGFWQMRHLKSFFEAKKLV
- the LOC135489169 gene encoding transmembrane emp24 domain-containing protein 9-like isoform X2, with translation MDRLQQIIAFILLIYISSASALYFHIGETEKKCFIEEIPEETMVVGHYKVLMYDPQAKDYVMSYLGMHVEVLDPSSKAILSRTYAAEGRFTFTSHSSGEHTVCLHSNSSAWFGGGQLRVHLDVQVGEHANDYQQIAAKDKLNELQLRVRQLLDQVEQITKEQNYQRYREERFRQTSESTNQRVLWWSIAQTVILLITGFWQMRHLKSFFEAKKLV